ATCCGATTTATGTCTTTTTGCTGGTATTTTCTACTAATGGAGCCCCGGCGGCCATTTCAAAGATGACTTCTGAGCGGATTGCTGTCGGCAGAAATGATGAGGCTCACCGGGTGTTTAAGCTGTCCTTTATCCTGATGTTTTTGCTGGGTATTGTGGCTTCCTCGATTTTCTTCTTTGGTGCAGAAACCATCGTCAACGCTTTGGGCAATCCAGGGGCCTATTATGCTATGGTCTCCATTGCGCCAGCCTTGCTATTTGTTCCGATTATGGCTGTTTTTAGAGGATATTTTCAGGGAATGCAGGAGATGGGGCCGACGGCCACTTCTCAGCTTATAGAACAGGCTGTTCGGGTGGCTATTGGACTAGCTCTGGCTATTATGTTGGTGCCTATGGGGCTGGAGTACGCCGCCGCCGGGGCTACGGTCGGAACCAGTATCGGACCTATCGCCGGGGTGGTGGTCCTGATTGCGATCTATTTATATAAGAAGAAAAGATTGCCTTTGAGAAATGAGACCGGCAGCAGGAAGCAGGAAAGTGCAGGCAGCATCTTGAAGACCCTGACGGTAATTGCCGTGCCTATTACGATTGGGGTATCTATTCTGCCTATCATGAATATTGCGGATGTAATCATCGTTATGCGTCGGTTGCAGTCCGTAGGTTTTAGCGCCAAGGAGGCCAACGCCCTCTATGGCCAGCTGACTGGTATGGCGGGACCGGTAATCAACATTCCGATGGCTTTAGCCCTGTCCATGGCCTTGTCCATGGTTCCGGCTATTGCAGCAGCAGCCAGCACGAAGGACAGAGCGTTCTTGAATATGAATGTACGCCTTGGTTTGCGGACAGCTATGATTATTGGTGTTCCTTGCAGTTTTGGCCTCATGGCCTTGGCTCAGCCTATTATGAAATTGATTTATCCGATGCAGGCAGAAAGTGCTATGAATGCATCTGGCTGTCTCTTCTTTCTGGCCATGGGGATCATGTTTTTGTGCATCGCTCAGACCATGGCTGGCACGTTGCAGGGGCTGGGCAGACCGGGAATCGCGGTTTGGGGATTGGCGGCAGGCTTTGTTGTTAAATGTGTGTCCACTTTTGTTTTGACCGGGTGGCCGGAATTGAACGTAGAAGGTGCCGCCATCGGCAGCACGCTTGGTTATATCACCATCGGCTTGATTAATTTTGCGGCGGTGAAGAAACTCACCGGCATCCAGTTCGATTGGAAGCTGTCGGTGTGGAAGCCGTTGCTGGCAGGGTTGATCATGTTTGCTTTGGTGGTAGGTGCTTACAAGGGCTTGTCTGGCGCAGTTGGCAGCAGCTTGGCTACGGTGGTAGCTATCGGCGTGGGCGCGGCGGTGTACGGAGTTATGCTGCTAAAGATTAAGGCTATTGAAGAGAATGAGATTATCTTGCTGCCGAAGGGCAAAGCGCTGGTAAAGCTACTAAAAAAGTGTCGACTGGTGTAAAAGTCAGCCTTAACAAGGCAGATTTTATGAATATGAAATGAAAGAAACTAAAGCGGAAGAGATGTCATCTTCTGCTTTTATTTTTTAGGGAGATGTTAGAAATATAAGGTTGGGTTTGGCTGAATATGTCGAAAAATGTTCTAGGAAAACACTGGATAAATTTAGAACTTCGTAGTATCATGAAGATGTAAAGAGAAAAAGTGAAAATTTGGTAACCATGTATTTTATGTACTGCGGCAGAAAACTAACTGCAAGCAGGTAAGAGGAACTCCGGTGAAAGTCCGGGACGGTACCGCCGCTGTAAGTGCGGAGTCTGAGCCACAGCTCTGAGAGTGAGCAGTCACTGGGTGAGAACCTGGGAAGGCTGGCGAAAGATGATGATGCATAAGTCAGAAAACAGACATAAGTTTTAAACATACCTCGGTAAGGGTGGAAACTTGCCACGTACCTGCAAAATAGGTTCGTGTGTTTAGTGTCGGTTTAAAGTGCAGTAGAATACAGTTGAAAACGGAACTGTGGTGTTAACACCACGGTTTTTTTTATTGCATTGAACACTTTTATGGGGTGGTTGTTCTCAAGAAAGGAGCGGGGCATGGAAGAGAGACGCAATCAGCTAATAGATTTATATAAGCAGCTTATGCAGGAGAAGACCCGAGCTTGTGAGGATCAGTTTTTTAAAAAGCTGGTAGAAACAGAGCTGTGGGTACCTGGGACGCCTGAAGAGATTGATAAAAATAAAAAGGGCTTTGCCTTGCTGTTGACTGGCGAAGGCAGAAAATTTGTCCCAGCCTTTTTAGACAGAGAAGCAAATATTGGTCGTTTTCAGCGGGAGGATCTGGTTCCTATGACCTACGACAAGCTGAAATACTTAATTATCGATTCCACGGAGAAGATCAGCGGTGTGGTGCTCAATCCCTTTGCGGAAAATATCCTGCTGGACAGGGTTGTCATGGAACTGGTGGATGCCCGTACCATGGGAATGACCTTAAAGCGGGAAGAGTTTAAGGGAAAGGTCATGCTGCGAACGCCAGAGGCTCTGCCCACAGGCTTGAAACCAGCCTTGGAGCACTTCTTTTCCGAACACCTGCAGGTGGAAGCGGCCTGGTTGATAAAAGCCCAGAGAGAGGGCGAGGACGAAGACTATTGGCTGTTGCTGATTGACTTTCACGGCGAAAAAGTTCAACTGTTCCCTCAAGTGGCAGAAATCGTTAAGCCCTACATGGCGCCCGGTCAGCGGTTCGAGCTGGTACAGAAAAGCCCTGGTTTCTCGGCAGAGGATATGAAGCAGGCTCAGATTTATGAGCTAACTCAGAGCCAGAGGCTGTCGTAAAGAAGACAGCTTGATGAAATTGTTTCAGACACTGCGGTGTTTGGATATAAACTTAAAAGGGAAGGGGGGACAGAACGTTTTCTAGTAAGTTCATTTGATGAGACTAAAACACAAAAAGCACTTTGTAGAAAAATGGAGGTAGAAAAATGAAAAAAATGTTAAATTCTAAAATTATGGCTTTTGCGCTGTCGGCAGCGTTAGTTATGGGCATGTCCGCTACAGCTTTTGCATCAGACAGTGACCCCAACATGACTGACTATACGGGTCAATTGACGTATGTGGTGGATGCAGCTGATGTTACCGCTGGCGGTGCAGCAGTAGAACTGATGGCAGGCCCGGCAAATTCTTATTGGGCTTATACTGGATTCAGCACAGAGGCAGCAGCTGCTGCTGTGGAGTGGGATGTAGTGTCTGGAAGTACTGCAGGAATCGACATAGATAGTACGATGGCTTTAGAAGTAGACACCAATGAGTATGTCAGCTATGCTTACGTTACCATTGACTCTAATGTTACTTCTGGTGTAGCCAGTATTGTGGCTACCAATCCAGCCAACAATGCTTTTGTAAATTTCACCGTGCTGGTAAATCCAACTACATTGGTGTCGGCTGAGGCAGAAGATGTTAATTTTGAAGTGTATGCACCGGCAGCAACTACACCTACTGCATCAGGCACAATAGATGTTGCAGCAAATGGCTACTACTCCAACCGAAATTTTGTAACGGCTCTGGATGGCACTCCAGCCATGCTTTCTAACAGCATCATCCAAAATTACAGCATTCAATATAATGCAGTGGATTCCATGACCTTGGGAACAAATAAATATGGTCAGTATACAGTGGACAACGGTGATGGAACTTACACGTACTATGGCTGGCAGTATCGGGTTTACAGAGGTGGTAATGTAGTAGGTATCTCTGAAGTGTTAGGGGCCGACGATTTTGCCCTGCAGAGCGGCGACACGGTAGTTTGGAAATTTGGTTCATATGATGATGCCGGGCTTTTTAACTGATAATAGCAGGAAAAGGTGTCTAAGCGTACAATCGGATAAATAAGACAACATGCTAAATTAGCAGCAGGTCGGAAAAGGCTTTTTTCTGGCCTGCTGCTATATGTGTTAATAGTTGCATGAACACAGGAGAAAACGGTGAAGATAATGAAAAAACGAATAAAACACGTGCTGCTGACAGCGCTGATGGTTTCTGTAATTTTTACAGGCCAGCCTTTCTTTTCTTATGGAGAGACGGAAAGTACCTTGGAACAAAGTAATGTAGAGACAGCGCAGGCTGCTGAGGTATCCTCTGAGACACCTGACATATCCAACCCCGAGGCGCCTACTGAGTGGATAGAAAATAAGGAACCCGATGGAACTTTACTGCCACTTGAAAGCCCCAAGGATTCAGTAAGCACAACAGGAGCGGCAATTTCCAACAGTGCTTTGAGCCTGGAGGAGGCAGACTTGGAAATTCTGGACGAGCCAGTAACTGTAGCGGTAAAGTTTTATTGGAGCAAAGTGCAATTAAACTATGTAGAATTCTGTAATGAGGCGGGGGAAGTGAGTGGAAGTTTAACCCCAGACCTTTTAAAGGTACCTATGGGCAATTTCTCATTAAATTTAAAGCCGGGTATATACGCATATAAGGCTTATGGAAGCACAGAAAAAGATACCTTACTGGGATCCGGGTCCTTTGAGGTGATGGAGGCTGGCGGACAGAATATTTATTTGTCAAGAATTGCTGTAAAAATATCAAAGCCGGCGACAGATCCAACTATTGAGGATTACCTCAGTGGAGGAGACGTCATGGCTCAGGTGAAGCTGGGGAATGACAACTATGCCCTGCTGGAGGAAGGGGACGTAACAGACAATGGAAACACGGAGACTCATTCTTTTGTCGCTGCTGCAAATATAAACAGCGCAGAGGTTACTTGTGAGGTCACCCCTAAGGATATGCGTTTTGATGATGTCAGCGGCGCTGGTGCTGCTAAGTATTCTGCGTTGACTACCATTACAGCTACCCTGATGCCTTGTACGAAATCCATCAGCTTTCAGGTAACAAAGGGTCAGCCCTTTGGGCTGTATGCCAAGGGAAATGCTCATTATAAACAATTTAAAGAGTATACGCCTGCAAATGTAGATACGACCAGCAACAGCAATTATGACATTTATACATATGAGAAAATACGTACGGGCAGCATACACTATACGGCAGGAGGCGCTGGCAGCGGTTATTTAAAGTCCAGTGGACTTCTAGAGACCGGAAATTGGGGCAACGATAAAACGCCTATGTGGACCGTGGACTTGAAAAAGCTGAACAACGAGGACCGTAGGGATAATGGCTTTTATGAAGCCAACCTGTATCTGAATGTGGACGACAGCAAGCAGTTGAAACTGAGCGAGGGTCAGTCCTTCGATTTAGATATGTTTCGAACTTGGCAAGCAGTTAGTGGCATTATGGCAAATTATTTTATTGAGCCGGACTTTCATTTTGAGATTTTGGGTGACTCTGTGGAACTGACAGAAAAAGGTGGCCCAGGACGGCTGCAGCAGACCATTACTGGAGTAAAAAAAGGCATCAGCATCATCAAAGTTACATACGATGCCATGGAATATGATCCAGACATGAGTTACGAGGCAAACGAAATAAAACAAGGGAGTGTGCAATATTATAACGCCATTGCACCAGAAAATATTGGTATTGTCATTGTCAATGTAGCGGGTGACGCTTCAGCCAATATTAACACTAACATCAATCAGAGTGAATATGATACTATTTATTATACCAAGAGCACCAGAGAGCCAGAGGGGACTGTGTTGCCGGGAACAGACCACGCCGTGTATACCTTTTGGCCTACAGCACATGAAGAAATGACTGTGCGGGTGCATGACCCACTGCAGTCAGCTGAGTGGGGAAGTGGTTGGACCAGTTATGAGATTAGCAAAGACGGTAGTTATACGGTCAATTTAAAAGAGGGGAGAAATATCATCGAGATTGCAGCAGGAGATTCACTGGAATATTATGTAGTCAATGCAAAGGGACTCGATATAAAGATAGACAATCGCACCAGCCCCGGAGAAGGATTGAAAGTGGGAGAGACCGTGGGGATTTCTTTTGGCGGACTGAGCCAGCCAGTTCAGAAAATGGCCGGCATTTATAACCCAGGGTTTCCCAACGAATGTTGGGTGGAATACGAAACGGAGGCCGGGCGCATTCTGAAAAGCGGTGGTGTACAGTATGATCTGATTCTTTATAACACCCTTTCTTTTGTGCTGACAGAGGCAGGAGAGTTGGAGTTAGTCGGCGGGCAGATTCATGCCAGCCATCTGGGCAGCAAACTGGGGGCTCACCGAAGCATTCCTCTGACTGGAAAATATCCCAACCTGAATGCGGGAGGAGGAACCAATAGCCCATATTTTAGCACTCTGCCGGACATTCATCTGCAGGTGGAGTCCAACAGTCAGCAGGAGGAGCTATCTAAGCTGGATTATGCCCAGATAACTACTTCAAAACTAGGTGTATCAGGAACAAATGAGCGAGTCTTATGGTATCGAGCACCCAACTGGGCGGTACTCAATCAGCTTCGAAATCTTTATAGCATCTATAGTAGTACAAATCAAAAGATTGACCTGACTCCAACTATGCCGGAAACTTTTGATGGCACTCTTACAGCAAAATATAAGCAGGAAGGTGAAGATATATGGAATTCGATTTCTCTGGAGCCGTCTGGAAAAGTGACCACTTTATTTTCCAGTTTAAATGGTAACACTTCACCTGTGACCTATGTAGAAATAGCGGCAGCGCCGAAGGATTCCACAAAGGGTTATACTCAAACTTATACACTTCGTTTGTCGGGTACAAGTAATACAGAAACTTATGGAAAGACTCCATATATCACCAATATAGAGGTAATACCAGTACATGGAAAGGTAGACATGGAGCTTATTGATGGACAGCTTCATGCTATTGATCAGCTAGGAGAGGATTTAGGGCTTGGTTACGGGTTTTTAGGAACTAGAAATAATTATGAAGTCAAAGTTCCCTATAGTGTAGATCAGATTAAACTGAAGGCTACCGCTATGATAGAAGACAGTATAGAAACGGGCATAACGATTAATGGCGAGTCTGTAGGAAGTGGAGCAGAATCCCAGGTTATTGCTCTTCCAGAAGGAGAGAAAACCATAACCGTCACAGGGACTATAGACGATAAGACTATAAACTATACCCTGCATGTAATCCGAGCGGGGGCGCCGAAGACCGTTTCCTTCAACAACTGGACTGAGGGTGCGAAAATCGCCGTATACACTGCCAACGGAAAATCGACTAAGGCTGATGAGAAAGGAACGTATCTTCTGCCGGTAGCTAAAGGTTATTCCTATTATTATAGCAAACCGGGATATTTGTCTGTAACGAAAACATTTGATGTAGAGGACGGCACCACTGCTATAGAACTGCCGGAGTTACAGATAGTTACACAAACCTTTGGTGATGTTTCTGTTCGTGTCATGGCACAAGATCGAATTCTGAGAGATAAGACAACGATTAGCTTTACAGAAGATACTCTCTTGGAAACAGAGCATGATCTGGAAGTGCAGGGCTATGTTTCTCATAACTATGGCGGTTATACGGCACTGCATGCACTGATAGATGCGTTTGACACAGGAATTAGTAAAGTAGGTTTCACTTGCTATAAAGGTGTTCTGGTTCCAAAAGTAGATCTTAGCAAAGATGGGGCAGGCAGCAATGCTGGTTGGGTCTGTGAGGTCAACGGAAAAGTTTGCAATCCGGCAACTACCTTAGTAAATAATGGAGATAAAGTTGATTTTTATTATAATCCGGATTACAGCGCAGATATGCAACACGCTTGGTTTGAGGACAGTGACCCGGTCGTGACGGAAGGAAGTACAGCGGAAGTGATTCTGATGGCTACCAAAGTAAAAAACGACGGTTCTGCGGCGGCGGGGGTTGAAGGTGCTGCCATCAAGGTTAACGGAACAGAAGTTGGTACCACGGATGCTTCTGGTAAGGTAATTATTTCTGCAGAGACTATTAAGGAACCAGGTCAATATACTATTACCGCTCAAAAGCAGGAAGGTGGAAAGAACATTCTAACCTATGCTTATACCATCCTGACGGTAAAAAAGGCGGACACCGAACAGCCGACAGACGGCAAGATGACTGTCAAGTTCCGGCTTATCGGCGATGCCAAACATGCAAATGGCACCAACGGGCATGGCAAGTATGTGACTTGGATTGCAACGAAAAAAATGAGTTTTTCAGCAAAATCCGTATCAGTGTATGATGTCTTTACCCAGGCCTTGGATCAAGCGGGGCTGGAGTATGTAGGTGCAGAAAAGAATTATGTGCGCAGCATAACGGCACCGAAGGCTTATGGTGGATATAAGCTTGCAGAATTTACTAACGGTAAGAATTCCGGTTGGATGTATACGGTAAACGGATTTCATCCAGAATTTGGACTAAAAGACTACTATGTAACCAACGGCGATTCTATTGTTTGGCACTATGTTGATGATTACATCAAGGAGACTTCCTTTGAAGGCAGCAGACCGGAATATCCTAACAGATGGTTGGAAGCTGAGGATGTGGATCCGCCGACAGATGGCTCGGTCATAGATATGAGCAAGGGGAACGGCGGCAGCTTGACAGAGGAAAAGGAAAAGACCAGCACCATCACTGTTTCTACAGAGGCTAAAGTGGACAGCAATGGAAAGGCCACGGCTTCTATGGATAAAAAGGATATTACAGAAGCAATCAAGAAAGTGAAGGAAGCTGCCAGAACTGCTGAAAAGGCCAGCAACCAAGAAGTAGCCAAGAAGATTGTGCTGGAGGTAAAGGGAACGGAGAAGGTAAATTCTCTGGAGACGATTATACCAAAGGAGTCCATGAAGGAATTAAATGAAGGTGTAGATATCGTATCTGTAAAGAGCAGCATAGGTGAGGTGCGCTTGGATAAGGCCTCATTGGGAAGCCTGACCGCAGACAACGGAGATGTGAGCATCAGTATGGGTAAGAAGGATGCTAGCGGTATAGCAGCTCTTTCAGAGGCTGATAAAGGACAGATGAAGAACAGACCAGCCTTTGAATTTAGTGCAGCGGTTGGCGGCAAAGCGATTATGGATTTTGCTGGCAAGGTTATTATCAGCATACCGTATGAGAAATCCAGCAGTGAGCAGGAAGAAG
The genomic region above belongs to Aminipila butyrica and contains:
- a CDS encoding enhanced serine sensitivity protein SseB C-terminal domain-containing protein — its product is MEERRNQLIDLYKQLMQEKTRACEDQFFKKLVETELWVPGTPEEIDKNKKGFALLLTGEGRKFVPAFLDREANIGRFQREDLVPMTYDKLKYLIIDSTEKISGVVLNPFAENILLDRVVMELVDARTMGMTLKREEFKGKVMLRTPEALPTGLKPALEHFFSEHLQVEAAWLIKAQREGEDEDYWLLLIDFHGEKVQLFPQVAEIVKPYMAPGQRFELVQKSPGFSAEDMKQAQIYELTQSQRLS
- a CDS encoding S-layer homology domain-containing protein, which encodes MKKRIKHVLLTALMVSVIFTGQPFFSYGETESTLEQSNVETAQAAEVSSETPDISNPEAPTEWIENKEPDGTLLPLESPKDSVSTTGAAISNSALSLEEADLEILDEPVTVAVKFYWSKVQLNYVEFCNEAGEVSGSLTPDLLKVPMGNFSLNLKPGIYAYKAYGSTEKDTLLGSGSFEVMEAGGQNIYLSRIAVKISKPATDPTIEDYLSGGDVMAQVKLGNDNYALLEEGDVTDNGNTETHSFVAAANINSAEVTCEVTPKDMRFDDVSGAGAAKYSALTTITATLMPCTKSISFQVTKGQPFGLYAKGNAHYKQFKEYTPANVDTTSNSNYDIYTYEKIRTGSIHYTAGGAGSGYLKSSGLLETGNWGNDKTPMWTVDLKKLNNEDRRDNGFYEANLYLNVDDSKQLKLSEGQSFDLDMFRTWQAVSGIMANYFIEPDFHFEILGDSVELTEKGGPGRLQQTITGVKKGISIIKVTYDAMEYDPDMSYEANEIKQGSVQYYNAIAPENIGIVIVNVAGDASANINTNINQSEYDTIYYTKSTREPEGTVLPGTDHAVYTFWPTAHEEMTVRVHDPLQSAEWGSGWTSYEISKDGSYTVNLKEGRNIIEIAAGDSLEYYVVNAKGLDIKIDNRTSPGEGLKVGETVGISFGGLSQPVQKMAGIYNPGFPNECWVEYETEAGRILKSGGVQYDLILYNTLSFVLTEAGELELVGGQIHASHLGSKLGAHRSIPLTGKYPNLNAGGGTNSPYFSTLPDIHLQVESNSQQEELSKLDYAQITTSKLGVSGTNERVLWYRAPNWAVLNQLRNLYSIYSSTNQKIDLTPTMPETFDGTLTAKYKQEGEDIWNSISLEPSGKVTTLFSSLNGNTSPVTYVEIAAAPKDSTKGYTQTYTLRLSGTSNTETYGKTPYITNIEVIPVHGKVDMELIDGQLHAIDQLGEDLGLGYGFLGTRNNYEVKVPYSVDQIKLKATAMIEDSIETGITINGESVGSGAESQVIALPEGEKTITVTGTIDDKTINYTLHVIRAGAPKTVSFNNWTEGAKIAVYTANGKSTKADEKGTYLLPVAKGYSYYYSKPGYLSVTKTFDVEDGTTAIELPELQIVTQTFGDVSVRVMAQDRILRDKTTISFTEDTLLETEHDLEVQGYVSHNYGGYTALHALIDAFDTGISKVGFTCYKGVLVPKVDLSKDGAGSNAGWVCEVNGKVCNPATTLVNNGDKVDFYYNPDYSADMQHAWFEDSDPVVTEGSTAEVILMATKVKNDGSAAAGVEGAAIKVNGTEVGTTDASGKVIISAETIKEPGQYTITAQKQEGGKNILTYAYTILTVKKADTEQPTDGKMTVKFRLIGDAKHANGTNGHGKYVTWIATKKMSFSAKSVSVYDVFTQALDQAGLEYVGAEKNYVRSITAPKAYGGYKLAEFTNGKNSGWMYTVNGFHPEFGLKDYYVTNGDSIVWHYVDDYIKETSFEGSRPEYPNRWLEAEDVDPPTDGSVIDMSKGNGGSLTEEKEKTSTITVSTEAKVDSNGKATASMDKKDITEAIKKVKEAARTAEKASNQEVAKKIVLEVKGTEKVNSLETIIPKESMKELNEGVDIVSVKSSIGEVRLDKASLGSLTADNGDVSISMGKKDASGIAALSEADKGQMKNRPAFEFSAAVGGKAIMDFAGKVIISIPYEKSSSEQEEALIMFEVKANGNLIPLLNSKYSAGQMTMQSNHLGTFIIGYNEAKFNDTTDHWAKSSITYLAAREIIKGKGANLFAPNSQITRSEFVQILANLSGADLSKYTGSDFKDVSEKAWYAAAVAWAAETGITGGTGNEKFSPDANITRQDMSVMIAKYVANVDKGTLGEKNAAIKFADNSQIAGYAKESVAAMQKAGIINGEKNNLGSYSFNPSNNATRAEASTMIANYIKQ
- a CDS encoding putative polysaccharide biosynthesis protein encodes the protein MSKKSFLKGAAILGVAGLMVQVMGAIFRIPLGNIIGDDGMGYYQTAYPIYVFLLVFSTNGAPAAISKMTSERIAVGRNDEAHRVFKLSFILMFLLGIVASSIFFFGAETIVNALGNPGAYYAMVSIAPALLFVPIMAVFRGYFQGMQEMGPTATSQLIEQAVRVAIGLALAIMLVPMGLEYAAAGATVGTSIGPIAGVVVLIAIYLYKKKRLPLRNETGSRKQESAGSILKTLTVIAVPITIGVSILPIMNIADVIIVMRRLQSVGFSAKEANALYGQLTGMAGPVINIPMALALSMALSMVPAIAAAASTKDRAFLNMNVRLGLRTAMIIGVPCSFGLMALAQPIMKLIYPMQAESAMNASGCLFFLAMGIMFLCIAQTMAGTLQGLGRPGIAVWGLAAGFVVKCVSTFVLTGWPELNVEGAAIGSTLGYITIGLINFAAVKKLTGIQFDWKLSVWKPLLAGLIMFALVVGAYKGLSGAVGSSLATVVAIGVGAAVYGVMLLKIKAIEENEIILLPKGKALVKLLKKCRLV